Within the Streptomyces vilmorinianum genome, the region GCAGCACGACACCCTCGGCCCCATCCACGGCTGGATGGCCATCTGGGCTCGTGAGGTCGAGATCGAGCGTCGCCCGGACCTCCTTTCGCGTCGCCGCAGCGCGCTGGACGTGGTCCAGCGCACCAGCAGCAAGGAGGATCCGGCCTTCCGGTCCGCCATGGACGAACTCCGTGCGGTCGAGGACGAGGCCACGAGGTCGGCGTCCGAGTGAGCTGGAGGGGGAGTACGACCCCAGCGAGGGGTACGTGACCGGCGGTGCTCCGCCCGCATTCGTCGCCGAGGTGGAGAAGTGGCGAAGAAGGCCGATGAGCTCGTGAGGGCTGCTGCCGCCTTCTATCTCGACGGCGCCACCTACTCCGAGGTCGGGCCCAAGGGGACTGACGCTCTCGTTCCCGGCGGCATGTTCACGTACTTGGTCGTCCCTCGACACGAGTGCGTCTACATCCGCCAGGTCACCTACTGGTGACCCGAGCGGCCTACCGGTCTTCGCCTTCGATCGCGTCCAGCGCCGCCGACAGCCGTTCCAGGACCCGTGCCGTCTCCTCGATGGCCTCCAGGCCGCCCAGCTCCCGCGTCAGGCGTGCCGCGAGCTCGGCGTGGCCCGGGTCGATGCGCTGGATCGCGGCGCGGCCCTCGGGGGTCGGGGTGAGGAGCTTGGCGCGGCGGTGGGCCGGGTTCGGTGCGTACGCGGCCAGGCCCTGGGTCACCAGGAGGTCGGCGATCCGCTGGACGCTCTGGCGGGTGATGCCCATGGCACGGGCGATCCCGGACACCGGGAGGGGCTCGCGCAGGACCGCGCCCAGGACCTGCCACCAGGCGGCCGTCAGGCCGGCCGGTTCGGCCAGCTTCTCGGACACGGCGAGAAACTGGCCGTTGAGCCGGAAGACGCCGAGGGCCGTCCGGCTGAGGGCCTCCTGCTGCTCGCGGCTCACGCGTTGAGCTCTTCGTACGCCGCCGGGTCCGAGTCGTGGAAGAGGCGGTACCAGGCGTCCAGCTTCGTGCCCTCGAAGGCGCCCATCTTCCCGAGCACCTCGCGGGCGAAGGCGACCGGCTCGGTCGGGCCGGCCGTGATCAGGTCCCCGTCGGTGACCGCGTCCGTGTCGATGTAGTGCTCGCCGCCCTTGTAGCCGGTCGCGGCGAGGTAGAACGACACGGCGCTGGTGTGCGGGCGGTCGTCGAGCAGGCCCTCGCGGGCCAGTCCCGCCGTGGCGCCGCAGATGGCGGCGACGGGGACGCCCGCGTCGAGGAACCGGCGCGCCGCGGCCGCGAAGGGGGCGAGGTCGTCGCTGGTGTCCCAGAGGTCGGCGCCCGGGAGGATCAGCAGCTCGCTGTCCTCGGGGCGCAGGTCCGCGAGAGCGAGGTCGGGGGTGATGCGCAGGCCGCCGATGCTGGTGACCGGCTTGTCCGCGACCGGGCCGACGGTCTTGACCGTGAAGCCGGAGCGGGCGAGCCAGGCCGTGGCGTGGCCCGTCTCCCAGTCGGCGAGGGTGTCGTAGACGGCGAGGTGGACGGTGCGGGGCATTTCGGGGCCTCCAGCTTGTGTCGGTGCCGTTCCTTGTATGACAGAAGGCTGTCATGACGACAGGATGCTGTCAAGTGTCCGAGTCCGTGGGCACCGTACGGACCGGGAGCCTGGGCTCGCCAGGGCGCCGTCCCGTGTGCCCACCCGTCCCGCCCTGCGGGACGATTGCCCACACGGAGGGAGTCCCAGCAACCTGTCGCGTCGCCGCCGGTCTCGGTGGACAAGATGGTCATGGCCGCTCCGACCTGCACGTACCTACCCTGGCCACATGACCCCTCATGTCGAACCCGATCCCCAGGCCGGCGCGGCCGTGAAGGCCGCCGACCGCGCGCACGTGTTCCACTCCTGGTCCGCCCAGGGCCTGATCGACCCGCTCGCCGTCGCCGGCGCCGAGGGTTCGTACTTCTGGGACTACGACGGCAACCGCTACCTCGACTTCACCAGCGGCCTCGTCTACACGAACATCGGCTACCAGCACCCCAAGGTCGTCGCCGCCATCCAGGAGCAGGCCGCGAAGCTCACCACCTTCGCGCCCGCCTTCGCCATCGACGTACGCTCCGAGGCCGCACGCCTCATCGCCGAGCGCACCCCCGGTGACCTGGACAAGATCTTCTTCACCAACGGCGGCGCCGAGGCCGTCGAGAACGCCGTACGGATGGCCCGGCTGCACACCGGCCGCCACAAGGTGCTCTCCGCCTTCCGCTCGTACCACGGCGCCACCTCCACCGCGATCAACCTGACCGGCGACCCGCGCCGCTGGGCCTCCGACACCGGCTCCGCCGGCGTCGTGCGCTTCTGGGCGCCGTTCCTCTACCGCTCGCCGTTCTACGCCGAGAACGAGCGGCAGGAGTGCGAGCGCGCACTCGCGCACCTCGAGGACACCATCGCCTTCGAGGGGCCGGCGACCATCGCCGCGATCATCCTGGAGACCGTCCCCGGCACCGCCGGCATCATGACCCCGCCGCCCGGCTACCTCGCCGGCGTCCGCGAGATCTGCGACAAGTACGGGATCGTCTTCGTCCTCGACGAGGTCATGGCGGGCTTCGGCCGGACCGGCAAGTGGTTCGCCGCCGAGCACTTCGACGTCGTGCCCGACCTGATGACCTTCGCCAAGGGCGTGAACTCCGGTTACGTACCCCTCGGCGGTGTCGCCATCTCCGCCGAGATCGCCGCCACCTTCGACAAGCGGCCCTACCCCGGCGGCCTGACCTACTCCGGCCACCCGCTCGCCTGCGCCGCCGCCGTGGCCACCATCCAGGTCATGGAGGACGAGAAGGTCGTCGAGCACGCCGCCCACATCGGAGAGACCGTCCTCGGCCCCGGCCTGCGCGAGCTCGCCGAGCGTCACCCGTCGGTGGGCGA harbors:
- a CDS encoding MarR family winged helix-turn-helix transcriptional regulator is translated as MSREQQEALSRTALGVFRLNGQFLAVSEKLAEPAGLTAAWWQVLGAVLREPLPVSGIARAMGITRQSVQRIADLLVTQGLAAYAPNPAHRRAKLLTPTPEGRAAIQRIDPGHAELAARLTRELGGLEAIEETARVLERLSAALDAIEGEDR
- a CDS encoding DJ-1/PfpI family protein; its protein translation is MPRTVHLAVYDTLADWETGHATAWLARSGFTVKTVGPVADKPVTSIGGLRITPDLALADLRPEDSELLILPGADLWDTSDDLAPFAAAARRFLDAGVPVAAICGATAGLAREGLLDDRPHTSAVSFYLAATGYKGGEHYIDTDAVTDGDLITAGPTEPVAFAREVLGKMGAFEGTKLDAWYRLFHDSDPAAYEELNA
- a CDS encoding aspartate aminotransferase family protein, which translates into the protein MTPHVEPDPQAGAAVKAADRAHVFHSWSAQGLIDPLAVAGAEGSYFWDYDGNRYLDFTSGLVYTNIGYQHPKVVAAIQEQAAKLTTFAPAFAIDVRSEAARLIAERTPGDLDKIFFTNGGAEAVENAVRMARLHTGRHKVLSAFRSYHGATSTAINLTGDPRRWASDTGSAGVVRFWAPFLYRSPFYAENERQECERALAHLEDTIAFEGPATIAAIILETVPGTAGIMTPPPGYLAGVREICDKYGIVFVLDEVMAGFGRTGKWFAAEHFDVVPDLMTFAKGVNSGYVPLGGVAISAEIAATFDKRPYPGGLTYSGHPLACAAAVATIQVMEDEKVVEHAAHIGETVLGPGLRELAERHPSVGEVRGMGTFWALDLVKNKETREPLVPYNAAGEANAPMAAFGAAAKKHGLWPFINMNRTHAVPACNVSEAEAKEGLAALDAALSVADEHTA